Proteins co-encoded in one Flavivirga eckloniae genomic window:
- a CDS encoding DUF5690 family protein: MKFKLAVHTRFIIQASIAAFGAYFCMYAFRKPFTVATFEGQSFFGIDYKILLIIAQVIGYTLSKFLGIKIISEMKSNKRMLYLIGFIMFAELALLGFAIISAPFNMVCLFLNGLPLGMIWGIVFSYLEGRKTTEILGVVLCSSFIVSSGVVKSVGKYVMDSLGFSELWMPFITGLLFIIPLTFFTILLEKLPPPTLTDQKSRTHRKPLNKAERFQLYKVFAFPLTLIIVFYVFVTGVRDFRDNFAREIWDTLGYKDSIGIYAFSEIPIAITVLLIMAFIGSVKNNYKAFKYYHIVLLLGGLVIGLSTTALQLQVINPVVWMILSGFGMYVCYIPFQGLFFDRMIATFKIESNVGFLIYIADAFGYLGSVLILLYKNFGKGSISYLSFFTYMVYVVAFIAIGLAVLSYTFFKNKYRNKLKINTLIYEQ, from the coding sequence ATGAAGTTTAAGTTAGCAGTCCATACCAGGTTTATAATACAGGCTTCCATTGCCGCTTTCGGAGCCTATTTTTGTATGTACGCTTTTAGAAAGCCTTTTACTGTGGCAACTTTTGAAGGACAAAGCTTTTTTGGAATTGATTATAAAATTCTATTGATAATTGCACAGGTAATAGGGTATACACTGTCTAAGTTTTTGGGGATAAAAATAATCTCCGAAATGAAATCCAATAAACGTATGCTGTATTTAATTGGGTTTATAATGTTCGCAGAATTAGCACTGTTAGGTTTTGCCATAATTTCTGCCCCGTTCAATATGGTGTGTTTATTTTTAAATGGTTTACCTCTGGGGATGATTTGGGGGATTGTGTTTTCGTATTTAGAAGGTAGAAAAACAACCGAAATTTTAGGCGTTGTACTCTGTTCCAGTTTTATTGTTTCGTCTGGTGTAGTAAAATCGGTTGGGAAATATGTTATGGATTCACTAGGTTTTTCGGAGTTATGGATGCCATTTATTACTGGTTTACTGTTTATTATTCCGTTGACTTTTTTCACGATACTTTTAGAAAAACTACCGCCACCAACTCTAACCGATCAAAAAAGCAGAACACATAGAAAACCATTAAATAAAGCAGAGCGCTTTCAGCTTTATAAAGTATTCGCTTTCCCATTAACATTAATTATTGTGTTTTATGTATTTGTAACTGGAGTACGCGATTTTAGAGATAATTTTGCCCGAGAAATATGGGATACTTTGGGGTACAAGGATAGCATAGGAATTTATGCTTTTTCAGAAATACCTATAGCCATAACCGTATTGCTAATTATGGCTTTTATTGGGTCTGTTAAAAATAATTACAAAGCTTTTAAATACTATCATATTGTTTTGTTGTTAGGGGGCTTGGTAATTGGGCTGTCTACTACAGCATTACAATTACAAGTAATTAACCCTGTGGTTTGGATGATTCTTTCCGGTTTTGGCATGTACGTTTGCTACATCCCCTTTCAGGGCTTATTCTTCGATAGAATGATAGCGACCTTTAAAATAGAAAGCAATGTTGGCTTTTTAATTTATATAGCAGATGCTTTTGGTTATCTGGGTAGTGTGCTCATCCTGCTTTATAAAAACTTTGGAAAAGGGAGTATATCTTATTTGTCATTTTTCACCTATATGGTTTATGTCGTAGCATTTATAGCTATAGGGTTGGCGGTTTTATCATATACTTTTTTCAAAAATAAATATCGAAATAAATTAAAAATAAACACACTTATTTATGAACAATAA
- a CDS encoding phosphonatase-like hydrolase: MTNIKMVVFDMAGTTINEHNVVYKTLYTVINESGLPVSLEKVLELGAGKEKFQAIKDIINEIDPATSINPEMIFGNFKNMLDEAYSILAVTPIDGVDATMLELKEKGIKVVLNTGYSETVANTLLHKLNWEKDVHYDLLVTADDVEKGRPHPDMILKAMDALHVFDPKTVLKAGDSAVDIEEGKNANCGITVGVLSGAQTKEQLKSAEPTYIIESLATLNQIMDY; encoded by the coding sequence ATGACAAACATAAAAATGGTAGTTTTTGATATGGCAGGAACTACAATTAATGAACACAATGTAGTATACAAAACATTATACACAGTAATTAATGAATCCGGACTTCCTGTATCGTTAGAAAAGGTTTTAGAACTGGGAGCAGGTAAGGAAAAATTTCAGGCCATAAAAGATATTATTAATGAAATAGATCCGGCTACAAGTATTAATCCTGAAATGATATTCGGAAACTTTAAAAATATGCTCGATGAAGCCTATTCTATTTTGGCAGTTACACCAATAGATGGTGTTGATGCGACTATGTTAGAGTTAAAAGAAAAGGGCATTAAAGTCGTTTTAAATACGGGTTATAGTGAAACTGTTGCAAATACACTTTTACATAAACTGAATTGGGAAAAAGATGTGCATTACGATTTACTGGTAACCGCAGATGATGTAGAAAAAGGGCGCCCACATCCGGATATGATTTTAAAAGCGATGGATGCATTACACGTTTTTGACCCAAAGACAGTGTTAAAAGCTGGAGATTCTGCAGTTGATATTGAAGAAGGAAAAAATGCTAATTGTGGTATTACAGTTGGTGTGCTTTCTGGAGCACAGACTAAAGAACAATTGAAGTCGGCAGAACCAACCTACATTATAGAATCATTAGCCACTCTAAACCAAATAATGGATTACTAA
- a CDS encoding helix-turn-helix domain-containing protein codes for MDDFLIGIGKRIKSIRKKQNITISSLAKDAGVSNGLISRIENGRTIPSLPVLLELISALNIDASNFFEGVESKAGAKFILVKKEEQQTLEKEVEAKGFKYFQIFGKSLNTVGFEAVILTVSPNSYREKVITDAWEFKYILKGSCSYIIDNEEVTINEGDSIYFNGRLPHVPVNRGTEDCTMLVLYFYSENG; via the coding sequence ATGGATGACTTTTTAATTGGTATTGGAAAACGCATAAAATCAATTCGCAAAAAACAAAATATAACCATTAGTTCTTTAGCTAAAGATGCAGGTGTTAGTAATGGGCTTATTTCAAGAATAGAAAATGGCCGTACAATTCCGTCTCTACCAGTTTTACTAGAACTTATAAGCGCATTGAATATTGATGCCAGTAATTTTTTTGAAGGGGTTGAAAGCAAAGCAGGAGCAAAATTCATCTTGGTAAAAAAAGAAGAGCAGCAAACTTTAGAAAAAGAGGTTGAGGCCAAAGGATTCAAATACTTTCAGATTTTTGGTAAAAGTTTAAATACGGTAGGATTCGAAGCTGTTATTTTAACTGTTTCTCCAAACTCGTATCGCGAAAAAGTAATTACTGATGCCTGGGAGTTTAAATATATATTGAAAGGAAGCTGTTCTTACATTATTGATAATGAAGAAGTGACTATTAATGAGGGAGATTCCATATACTTTAATGGAAGGTTGCCTCATGTACCAGTAAACAGAGGAACCGAAGACTGCACCATGCTTGTTTTATACTTCTATTCGGAAAATGGTTAA
- a CDS encoding TIGR03364 family FAD-dependent oxidoreductase, with protein sequence MNNKTYDLIIVGGGVLGTFHAYHALAKGYSVLMLEKNNAPLGATVRNFGQVVPSGMNLKWQSYGCESLAIYKSIQQRFDISIRQNGTVYIASNEEEAQLLEELYQINEANNYESYLLTKEQCLKKYKGLKESYCNSGLFFPQEVTVEPRVMIGKLHKFMKAHYELNYLPNTTVINTHEVNGAVEVVSSEGTVYKASKVIICSGSDFKTLYPMVYNNSDLQVSKLQMLQTKSQGNYELNGSVLTGLTIRRYESFTQCPSYEEIKSKEDLNSFEKQFGVHILFKQATDGSVIIGDSHEYADAKDIDNLGFDLNMDIDDFMIKEAKKIINLPSYEIQNRWAGFYSQCKTKDIFECQIGDNVHIVTGIGGKGMTGSAGFSKDSINRIMNI encoded by the coding sequence ATGAACAATAAAACCTACGACCTAATAATTGTTGGAGGGGGTGTTTTAGGAACATTTCATGCATATCATGCGCTTGCAAAAGGTTACAGTGTACTAATGTTGGAAAAAAATAATGCGCCCTTGGGTGCTACTGTTCGTAATTTTGGACAGGTAGTTCCTTCTGGGATGAACTTAAAATGGCAGAGTTATGGCTGTGAAAGCTTAGCGATTTATAAATCCATTCAACAAAGGTTCGACATTAGTATTAGACAAAATGGAACGGTATATATAGCTTCAAATGAAGAAGAAGCACAATTACTGGAAGAACTGTATCAAATTAATGAGGCCAATAATTACGAATCTTATTTATTAACCAAGGAACAGTGTTTAAAGAAATATAAAGGATTAAAGGAAAGTTATTGCAACTCAGGATTGTTTTTTCCTCAAGAAGTAACCGTAGAGCCTAGAGTAATGATAGGCAAGTTGCATAAGTTTATGAAGGCCCATTATGAGTTAAATTATTTACCCAATACCACTGTAATAAACACACATGAAGTTAATGGTGCCGTGGAGGTGGTTTCTTCGGAAGGCACCGTCTATAAAGCTTCCAAAGTAATTATTTGTAGCGGAAGTGATTTTAAAACGCTTTATCCAATGGTTTATAATAATAGCGATTTACAGGTTTCGAAATTACAAATGTTACAAACCAAATCCCAAGGAAATTATGAATTGAATGGTTCTGTTTTAACGGGTTTAACCATTCGTCGTTATGAGTCATTTACACAGTGTCCGTCTTACGAAGAGATAAAATCTAAAGAAGATCTGAATAGTTTCGAGAAGCAATTTGGAGTGCATATTCTTTTTAAGCAAGCCACAGATGGCTCTGTAATTATTGGAGATTCACATGAATATGCAGATGCTAAGGATATTGATAATCTTGGTTTTGATCTAAATATGGATATTGATGATTTTATGATAAAAGAGGCTAAAAAAATCATCAACTTGCCAAGTTACGAGATTCAAAATCGTTGGGCAGGGTTTTATTCACAATGTAAAACGAAAGACATTTTTGAGTGCCAGATAGGCGATAATGTACATATAGTTACAGGTATTGGCGGAAAGGGTATGACAGGAAGTGCAGGGTTTTCCAAAGATAGTATTAACAGAATAATGAATATTTAA